From Gimesia panareensis, the proteins below share one genomic window:
- a CDS encoding NAD(P)H-hydrate dehydratase, translating into MNIQRIKDLPPLPQRAPDSHKGSCGKVLIIAGSPGMSGAACLAGMGALRGGSGLVFVATPAAIQSIVASVNPCYLTIPLELDSDSQLTSESTAHLLDQLPGFDAVAIGPGCGQHPWVRDLTVQLYSELEQTLIVDADALNSLAALETPLPDAAGPRILTPHPGEFSRLTNVSIKDISADRETHAIQFAQKHQVVLVLKGAGTIVTDGTQLAVNQTGNAGMATGGTGDVLTGLTTSLAGQGMSPFDAAQLGVYLHGLAGDFAADDLSQPAMIAADLLDYIPDAWRELIAETN; encoded by the coding sequence ATGAATATTCAGCGAATCAAAGATCTGCCTCCACTTCCACAACGTGCTCCTGATTCTCATAAAGGTTCCTGCGGGAAAGTACTGATCATCGCCGGCAGTCCCGGCATGAGCGGGGCGGCCTGTCTGGCCGGCATGGGCGCCCTCCGCGGCGGTTCGGGGCTCGTCTTCGTCGCCACACCAGCTGCCATTCAATCCATTGTGGCCTCCGTCAATCCCTGCTACCTCACGATTCCGCTTGAGCTCGACTCAGACAGTCAACTCACGTCGGAGTCCACAGCCCACCTGCTCGACCAGCTGCCCGGCTTCGATGCCGTCGCCATCGGTCCCGGCTGTGGTCAACATCCCTGGGTTCGTGACCTGACCGTTCAGCTTTACTCCGAACTCGAACAGACCCTGATCGTCGATGCCGACGCCCTGAATTCACTCGCCGCCCTGGAAACGCCCCTGCCCGACGCCGCAGGGCCCCGCATTCTGACTCCCCATCCCGGCGAATTTTCACGCTTGACCAATGTCAGCATCAAAGACATCAGTGCCGACCGCGAAACCCATGCGATTCAATTCGCTCAAAAACATCAGGTCGTCCTCGTCCTCAAAGGGGCCGGCACCATCGTCACCGATGGCACACAGCTCGCCGTCAATCAAACGGGTAACGCAGGTATGGCGACCGGAGGCACAGGCGATGTCCTGACCGGCCTGACGACCTCCCTGGCCGGACAGGGGATGTCTCCTTTTGATGCGGCCCAGCTGGGAGTCTATCTGCACGGCCTGGCGGGCGACTTCGCTGCAGACGACCTTTCCCAACCCGCCATGATCGCCGCCGACCTCCTGGACTACATCCCCGACGCCTGGCGAGAACTCATCGCAGAAACAAACTGA